TTTTTTCACATCTGTTTTCTTTACTTCAGCCTTTTTCTCAGCAGGAGCCCCTGCCAATTCTGCAAAAACCATGCCTTTATCGTCTTTTCTGGCATCAACTTTTATGTGATGCGGAACATTCTTGATGCCGTGCTTCCAGATCTCAAGATTTGCGTATTTTCCTATTCTAATTTCACTCGCTTTCATGTGCTTCTTCAGGAAATCTCTGAGAACATTTACTGCCTTTTTAGCCCTTTTATGCCTTGGGCTGAATTGAACTCTCTTTCTCAGCGGAACATTATAGGTTCTTTCAAGGATTATTTTTGTATCTTCTTTTTTTGCCATTTATGCCTTTGTCTTTATTCTTCTCCAGCTTCTTTTGACAGCAGTATGCCTGCCTGGATGCACCTTTCTTCCTTTCCCGTAGATCTTCGGCACTGTCCAAAATGGCGCCCATCTTGTCTGCCTGTGCAGTTTCGCCAGTCTTTGCTTTCTGCTTGGATGCTTGTATCTTGCCATTTTACCTGAACCTTATTTTTGTTTCGTGCTTTTTGTCCATCATCATCAAAATCTCTTTCAGCTGATTATCATCAATTTTCTTTATGTTCTGCATTTGTATTGCGTTCGCAACCACAACGAGCAGCTGCACTGCTTTTTCCGGATGCGCTGTCTTCAAATTTCCATAGCGCTGCAATGCCTCCTTTGTAAGCGCTCGTCTTACAATCTCTTCAAGCTGCTGTATTTGCGTTTTAAGCTGATTTTCTTCCTCAGCCTGTTTTTGTGTTTGCTGCAGCAATTCTATTTTTCTTTTTCTTATTTCTTCAAGCCCATTGTCCATTTTCAGGATTTTCCTGTTTTATCTGCTTCTGTAGGCTGTTCTGTTATTTTTTCTTTATGAGCTTCAGCAGGCTTTTCTTCAGCAGCCTTTCCGCCAATCATAATCGAAATCTTGTTTAAAAATGCCTTTCCCTCTTTTGTCATTACCCTGCCTTTATGAAGCCCTTTTTTTTCTTCCTT
This genomic stretch from Candidatus Woesearchaeota archaeon harbors:
- a CDS encoding 60S ribosomal protein L31, with amino-acid sequence MAKKEDTKIILERTYNVPLRKRVQFSPRHKRAKKAVNVLRDFLKKHMKASEIRIGKYANLEIWKHGIKNVPHHIKVDARKDDKGMVFAELAGAPAEKKAEVKKTDVKKEGKIIEEAKSEKETPSAKKDEVPKDVQIEKEELKELKKDPPKVPKEAKSKIVKSKETSAIK
- a CDS encoding 50S ribosomal protein L39e, with amino-acid sequence MARYKHPSRKQRLAKLHRQTRWAPFWTVPKIYGKGRKVHPGRHTAVKRSWRRIKTKA